In Thalassophryne amazonica chromosome 4, fThaAma1.1, whole genome shotgun sequence, a genomic segment contains:
- the nkapd1 gene encoding uncharacterized protein NKAPD1 produces the protein MSKLPTGKTLLRNVIRHRDAHNKIQEEMEMWKMRDWEMQMSQHKHLSATECVRGRMHCDRMTDYSRAVDQSRECVSDGSDRVARYWTRKLYEFEASDPDRWGHSGFKELYPEVFESEGEEAGGTKESGRHKMKKSKSGTETRLSKHSKKSRKKKKKKDDDKQKKVECLSSSGGGGDINDGGDRRRRKVSKSRHKSKKTPKPRGRQEDSSDDEEDRRACTPKKRKSDSNRDSCLESHKKKRKNWKTAGEEKSDDSSGD, from the exons ATCCAGGAGGAGATGGAGATGTGGAAAATGAGGGACTGGGAGATGCAGATGTCCCAGCACAAACATTTGTCAGCTACTGAATGTGTGAG ggggCGTATGCATTGCGATCGCATGACTGATTATTCTAGAGCTGTGGATCAAAGCCGAGAGTGTGTCTCAGACGGCAGCGACAGAGTGGCTCGATACTGGACCCGCAAACTTTATGAATTTGAGGCCAGTGATCCTGACAG ATGGGGACACAGTGGCTTCAAGGAGCTTTATCCTGAGGTGTTTGAAAGTGAAGG CGAAGAAGCTGGTGGCACAAAGGAGAGTGGGCGCCACAAGATGAAGAAATCCAAGAGCGGCACAGAGACGCGACTATCAAAACACTCCAAAAAGTcccggaagaagaaaaagaagaaagatgATGACAAACAGAAGAAGGTGGAGTGTTTGAGCAGCAGCGGCGGTGGCGGTGACATCAACGATGGCGGTGACAGGCGGAGAAGGAAAGTGAGCAAAAGTCGACATAAAAGTAAGAAAACGCCAAAACCCAGAGGGAGACAGGAGGACAGCAGCGATGACGAGGAAGACAGACGAGCATGCACTCCCAAAAAGAGAAAGTCGGACTCCAACAGAGACTCGTGTTTGGAATCgcacaagaagaagaggaaaaactGGAAAACGGCAGGAGAGGAGAAATCGGACGACAGTTCCGGAGACTGA
- the lrfn1 gene encoding leucine-rich repeat and fibronectin type III domain-containing protein 1, with the protein MDRLVLCALLCTVVVVKGYGCPGRCICQHLSPTLTLLCAKTGLLFVPPSIDRKTVELRLTDNFITIIRRKDFFNMTSLVHLTLSRNTISQITPHAFVGLRALRALHMDGNRLSVIKSDHFKGLVNLRHLILGNNQIHMVAPTSFDEFVSTIEDLDLSSNNLRTLPWEAIARMTNINTLTLDHNLIDHIEAGTFTLLTKLVRLDMTSNRLQKLPPDSLFQHAQVLSDAKGSSPSTLAVSFGGNPLHCNCELLWLRRLTREDDLETCASPEHLMDKYFWSIQEEEFICDPPLITKHVAMKPFVMEGQGVTLKCKAVGDPDPDIHWRSPDGKLVHNNSRTILDDNGTLDILITTLKDSGAFNCVASNAAGIAAAAVEINVIPLPLFVNNTGHMREDPGLSDITTSSKSGNDTKGYDKQDRRVMVTELSSSSAVIRWPSERHIPGIRMYQIQYNSTADDTLVYRMIPPSNKNFLINDLAAGREYDLCVLAVYDDGITSLTATRVVGCVQFHTANEISQCRFMHSQFLGGTMIIIIGGIIVASVLVFIIILMIRYKAYSGPEDNKTKVSSSIHSQINGSQQRLQCSSSKQPSDEGQQTPKECMALVLRVDSEKKENPAAAAAAAILEVELPPVSGEQMKRRSSLDGQRSGPSSEDTQMDSSLTGSTMSLCLIGPNAGTKEAPRLKDKKSALASVGLLPNELARTRHRFSFDGGDYAIFQSHSYPRRARTRWHKSTNQLNTEPSPLANRRVTFSSTEWMLESTV; encoded by the exons ATGGACCGGCTGGTTCTGTGTGCGCTGCTGTGCACGGTGGTGGTGGTGAAGGGATACGGCTGCCCCGGACGCTGCATTTGCCAGCACCTTTCACCCACTCTGACTCTGCTCTGCGCCAAGACCGGCCTGTTGTTTGTGCCCCCCTCTATTGACCGAAAAACCGTGGAGCTGCGACTCACTGACAacttcatcaccatcatccgCAGGAAAGATTTTTTCAACATGACAAGTTTGGTCCACCTGACTTTGTCTCGTAACACCATTAGCCAGATCACACCGCACGCTTTCGTCGGCCTGCGTGCTCTGAGGGCGCTGCACATGGACGGGAACCGTCTCAGTGTAATAAAGAGTGACCACTTTAAAGGTTTAGTCAACCTGCGGCACCTCATCCTTGGAAACAACCAGATCCACATGGTGGCCCCCACGTCTTTTGATGAATTTGTTTCCACCATAGAGGACTTGGATCTTTCCAGTAACAACCTGCGCACCTTACCATGGGAAGCCATAGCCAGAATGACCAATATTAACACGCTGACACTGGACCACAACCTGATTGACCACATTGAGGCGGGGACTTTCACACTGCTTACCAAGCTAGTCCGCCTAGACATGACGTCTAACAGGCTGCAGAAGCTGCCGCCGGACAGTCTGTTCCAGCACGCACAGGTTCTGTCTGATGCCAAGGGTTCCAGTCCGTCGACTCTGGCCGTCAGCTTCGGAGGGAACCCGCTCCACTGTAATTGTGAGTTGTTGTGGCTCCGCAGGCTGACACGAGAGGACGATCTGGAGACTTGCGCCTCACCAGAACATCTCATGGACAAGTACTTCTGGTCCATCCAGGAGGAGGAGTTTATCTGTGACCCTCCACTTATCACCAAGCATGTCGCCATGAAGCCGTTTGTGATGGAAGGTCAGGGGGTGACTCTCAAATGCAAAGCTGTGGGTGACCCAGATCCAGACATTCACTGGCGCTCGCCAGATGGCAAGCTGGTGCATAACAACTCTCGCACCATCCTGGATGATAATGGAACTCTTGATATTCTCATCACAACTCTGAAAGACAGTGGAGCTTTTAATTGTGTGGCATCCAATGCGGCAGGCATCgccgcagcagctgttgagatcaatGTGATCCCCCTGCCGCTGTTTGTTAACAACACAGGCCACATGCGTGAGGACCCCGGCCTATCAGACATAACCACTTCCTCCAAATCTGGCAATGACACCAAGGGCTATGACaagcaggacaggagggttatggTCACTGAGCTGAGCTCATCCTCCGCTGTGATCCGGTGGCCATCAGAGCGCCACATTCCCGGGATCAGGATGTACCAGATTCAGTACAACAGTACAGCAGATGATACTCTGGTCTACAG AATGATCCCCCCTTCCAACAAGAACTTCTTAATCAACGACCTGGCTGCGGGCCGAGAGTATGACCTCTGTGTGCTGGCGGTCTACGACGACGGCATCACGTCCTTAACGGCCACGCGCGTGGTCGGCTGCGTGCAGTTCCACACGGCGAACGAGATCAGCCAGTGCCGCTTCATGCACAGCCAGTTCCTGGGAGGCACTATGATCATCATCATCGGCGGTATAATTGTTGCGTCGGTCCTGGTTTTCATCATCATCCTGATGATCCGCTACAAGGCCTACAGCGGCCCAGAAGACAACAAAACCAAGGTCAGCTCCAGCATCCACTCCCAGATCAACGGCAGCCAGCAGCGGCTCCAGTGCTCCTCCTCCAAACAGCCGTCCGATGAAGGCCAGCAAACGCCTAAAGAATGCATGGCGCTGGTGCTGAGGGTGGACAGCGAGAAAAAGGAGAATccagctgccgctgctgctgccgccatcttggaagtggAGCTACCACCAGTGAGTGGAGAGCAGATGAAGAGGAGAAGCAGCCTGGATGGACAGCGCTCGGGCCCCTCCTCCGAGGACACGCAGATGGACAGCAGCCTGACGGGCTCCACCATGTCCCTGTGTCTCATAGGCCCAAACGCTGGTACCAAGGAGGCACCGCGGCTCAAGGACAAGAAGAGCGCCCTCGCCAGCGTGGGGCTGCTACCTAATGAGCTGGCACGAACTAGGCACAGATTCTCCTTTGACGGGGGGGATTACGCCATTTTTCAGAGTCACAGTTACCCGCGCAGAGCGAGGACAAGGTGGCACAAGTCCACCAACCAACTGAACACGGAGCCGTCACCGCTCGCCAACAGgagagttacattcagcagcacgGAGTGGATGCTGGAGAGCACGGTGTGA